The following proteins are encoded in a genomic region of Deltaproteobacteria bacterium:
- a CDS encoding Fic family protein gives MFKPIFRYTNRVVRLLTRISAAREVILNSPLIPRWEVALRREAIIHSAHSSTSIEGNRLSLEQVSDLAQGREVMATRKDKLEVLNYLRVLGNLGKLTKGEKITEKDILNIHQILTKDTLENPSDCGVYRNRYVVVANRLTGEVFFRPPKNEDVPRLIRDLVRWINSKEAKELDPIFEAGIVHYEFVRIHPFVDGNGRTARVLATLILYLRGFDTKQFFCLDDYYDSDRPAYYRALQSVDQETLDLTNWLEYFVEGVNISIEAVKERVIRLSSERLRKAKRGQIALTERQMQMVEFINQNGRIAIGDISKMFKITRQAALKEVSKLVDLEVVKLSGKGRGAHYILA, from the coding sequence ATGTTTAAGCCAATATTTAGATATACAAATAGAGTAGTACGGTTACTTACCAGGATTTCTGCAGCAAGAGAGGTAATTCTAAATTCACCTTTAATTCCCAGATGGGAAGTCGCTTTAAGGCGTGAAGCAATAATCCACAGTGCCCATTCATCCACTAGCATTGAGGGAAACAGGTTATCTTTGGAACAGGTAAGCGACTTAGCCCAGGGAAGAGAGGTGATGGCTACCCGGAAGGATAAATTGGAGGTTTTGAACTATTTAAGGGTATTAGGGAATCTCGGTAAACTAACTAAGGGAGAGAAAATCACCGAAAAAGACATCTTAAATATTCATCAAATATTAACTAAAGATACATTGGAAAATCCTTCTGATTGCGGAGTTTATCGTAACCGTTATGTCGTAGTGGCGAATAGACTTACCGGAGAGGTATTTTTTAGGCCACCAAAGAATGAAGATGTGCCCAGGTTAATAAGAGATTTAGTTAGATGGATAAACTCGAAAGAAGCGAAAGAGCTCGATCCCATTTTTGAAGCAGGAATAGTCCATTATGAATTTGTCAGAATCCATCCCTTTGTTGACGGGAACGGCAGAACTGCAAGAGTCCTGGCAACTTTGATTCTGTATCTACGGGGCTTTGACACCAAACAGTTCTTTTGCCTTGACGATTATTATGACTCAGATAGGCCGGCTTATTACAGAGCATTGCAAAGCGTTGACCAAGAAACTCTGGATCTGACCAACTGGTTGGAATATTTTGTCGAAGGGGTAAATATAAGCATTGAGGCAGTTAAAGAAAGGGTAATTAGACTCAGTAGTGAAAGGTTGAGGAAGGCGAAAAGAGGACAGATTGCTTTAACTGAAAGACAGATGCAGATGGTAGAATTTATAAACCAGAATGGTAGAATAGCAATTGGTGATATCTCAAAGATGTTTAAAATCACCAGACAGGCTGCGCTAAAAGAAGTTTCCAAATTAGTGGATCTGGA
- the radC gene encoding DNA repair protein RadC, whose product MQESRDIGEGHRRRLREKFIKAGISGFHDYEIVELLLTLGTPRKDCKQQAKEAIRKFKTLRGVLETPMEELQEIKGIGPHNAFGIKLIQEVAREFLKEKILEKPICKSSREIFDYLYHSMRDLKKEVFKVIFLGGKNQIIDIEDLFEGTLNASSVYPREIIKNAIRNNALGLIFVHNHPSGNPEPSQSDKEITEDLVFAGNLMQIKVLDHIIVGDNKYFSFADEGLIEEYNLNFLSMKRGKNV is encoded by the coding sequence ATGCAAGAATCAAGAGATATAGGGGAAGGTCACCGGAGAAGATTGCGAGAGAAATTTATAAAAGCGGGTATCTCGGGATTTCATGATTATGAGATTGTGGAATTACTTCTTACCTTAGGAACCCCTCGGAAAGACTGCAAGCAACAAGCAAAAGAGGCTATAAGAAAGTTCAAAACTCTTCGGGGTGTTCTTGAAACACCAATGGAAGAACTTCAAGAGATTAAAGGAATTGGACCTCACAACGCCTTTGGCATAAAACTTATTCAGGAAGTAGCCAGAGAGTTTCTTAAAGAGAAGATTCTTGAAAAGCCCATCTGTAAATCTTCAAGAGAAATTTTTGATTATCTTTATCATTCTATGCGTGATCTGAAAAAAGAAGTCTTTAAAGTCATTTTCTTAGGTGGGAAAAATCAAATTATAGACATAGAAGATCTATTTGAAGGCACATTGAATGCATCATCAGTTTACCCTCGTGAGATTATAAAGAATGCGATCAGGAACAATGCTCTCGGTCTTATCTTTGTTCATAATCATCCTTCGGGAAATCCTGAGCCTTCTCAGAGCGATAAAGAGATAACAGAAGATTTAGTTTTTGCTGGTAATCTTATGCAAATTAAAGTCTTGGACCATATTATCGTAGGCGATAATAAATATTTTAGCTTTGCCGATGAGGGACTGATTGAAGAATACAATCTAAATTTTTTGAGTATGAAAAGAGGCAAGAATGTTTAA